One window of the Rhipicephalus sanguineus isolate Rsan-2018 chromosome 2, BIME_Rsan_1.4, whole genome shotgun sequence genome contains the following:
- the LOC119383106 gene encoding zinc transporter 2, translating into MGVALQVGGVPHGHSHGTHHAGDDEDAHLKDPSNGVAVIENGGSRPHSSTARGSGNINVRAALIHVIGDFLQSLGVFVAALIIFFRPEYRIADPLCTFLFSVLVLLSTMAILREALTVLMEGKPSSIDFRQVLTLLAQQPGVHMVHNLRIWALSMDKIALSAHIVIRPNEDAMQVLKSCSRMIRSNYDIFELTLQIEEYHEVMDDCAKCNDLRN; encoded by the exons ATGGGCGTGGCGCTGCAAGTGGGTGGCGTGCCACACGGCCACTCGCACGGGACGCATCACGCGGGCGACGATGAGGACGCGCACCTGAAGGACCCCTCGAACGGCGTCGCAGTCATCGAGAACGGCGGCTCGCGTCCCCACAGCAGCACGGCGCGCGGATCGGGCAACATCAACGTCCGCGCCGCACTCATCCACGTCATCGGTGACTTCCTGCAGAGCCTGGGCGTCTTCGTGGCGGCACTCATCATCTTCTTCAGG CCCGAGTACCGCATCGCGGACCCTCTGTGCACCTTCCTGTTTTCGGTGCTGGTGCTGTTGTCCACGATGGCCATCCTGCGCGAAGCCCTGACCGTGCTGATGGAAGGCAAGCCGAGCAGCATCGACTTCCGCCAGGTGCTCACGCTCCTCGCGCAGCAGCCCGGAGTGCACATGGTGCACAACCTGCGCATCTGGGCCCTCTCCATGGACAAAATCGCGCTCTCCGCGCACATTGTCATCC GGCCGAACGAGGACGCCATGCAAGTGCTCAAGTCGTGCTCGCGCATGATCCGTTCCAATTACGACATCTTCGAGCTGACCCTGCAGATCGAAGAGTACCACGAGGTGATGGACGATTGCGCCAAGTGCAACGACCTCAGGAACTGA